Proteins from a single region of Streptomyces sp. HUAS 15-9:
- the putP gene encoding sodium/proline symporter PutP — MVAPVLMNLAGEDNMVELSAPIVAIFLVYVAVMIGTGVWARSRTRTFADFALGGRRLRACVAALSAGASDMSGWLFLAFPGAVYAAGVGAAWIAAGLMLGTYLNWLFVAPRLRTYTERAGNAVSLSAYLEERFEDRTRMLRMVSAAVTLVFFTVYVASGLVAGGLLFEHIFGVGFGLGATLTALVIVVYSCLGGFLAVSLTHVMQATLMFLALLVLPVVGIGALGGLGALRDTLNSKSPGLLDMGASVDLTDGRWSAGGSLGVVAITSLLAWGLGYFGQPHILARFMGIRSTGAIPTARRIGTGWVIVVLTGATLVGLVGIAQSGAPLSDPQTVYITLSRTLFDPWGAGVMLIAVLAAIISTADSQLLVSSVALTEDFYRAFLNRRASDRALVWVGRAAVVVVTVVAFAIALRGDGLLGIVAYAWAGFGAAFGPVVLLSLYWPRMTWAGAMAGIVSGAATVLLWKKINPLLGPLESGVYEMVPGVLVATVAALVFGRFVGRPPKRAFWRMPGGGVSQLMLTPFLTHAPVGIAVLDTDLRYVWVNEPLDRQIPLERRLGRRMAEVLPKGEAEAFEEKMREVLETGASVMDFEYRGPSHVDPDAGRAISASFFAMKDRHGRNVGVWYMVIDVTERWRAQERLALLNDAAARIGSTLDVTRTAQELADDAVPSVADFVAVDLLDSVMRGEEPAPGPVGMAPVIRRAGQQSVREGCPEATLAVGESVRRAPLSPVTRCLLESRTLVERILDHTASPWVTEDESLGASLLGYDFRSVMVVPVRARGVTLGVATFARSRRLGPFEEDDVRLAEELVSRAAVCIDNARRFTRERTAARSMQRYLLPQDLTGGSALEVASWYLPADAPSGVGGDWFDVIPLSGARVALVVGDVAGHGINAAATMGRLRTAVRTLANLDLSPDELLAHLDDLVIGLMGAHDSDASTAAEGAAAGTAFMGATCLYAVYDPVSRRCTLARAGHLPPVVVGPDGGAEIPDLPAGPPLGLGYLPFQSVELELAEGTLIALYTDGLIASFDRDIDVALCRLTDVLAAPRPALEETGRKVIDDLLIGPPSDDAALLLARTHALARDRVVSWDLPSDPATVAHARGLAARQLTEWGISDLTFTTELIVSELVTNAIRHARGPVCLRLIRDRSLICEVSDASSTSPRLRHARTTDEGGRGLLIVAQLARRWGTRYTTTGKIIWSEQAIPDDAVA, encoded by the coding sequence ATGGTCGCGCCCGTACTCATGAACCTCGCAGGCGAGGACAACATGGTCGAGTTGAGTGCGCCGATCGTGGCCATATTCCTCGTGTATGTGGCCGTCATGATCGGAACAGGAGTCTGGGCCCGCAGCCGCACTCGTACCTTCGCCGACTTCGCTCTCGGGGGCCGCAGACTCAGGGCATGCGTCGCCGCGCTGTCCGCAGGAGCCAGCGACATGTCCGGCTGGCTGTTCCTCGCGTTTCCCGGCGCGGTGTACGCGGCCGGCGTCGGCGCCGCCTGGATCGCGGCCGGTCTGATGCTCGGTACCTATCTCAACTGGCTGTTCGTCGCGCCCAGGCTGCGCACCTACACCGAGCGGGCGGGAAACGCCGTGAGCCTGTCGGCCTATCTGGAGGAGCGGTTCGAGGACCGCACCCGGATGCTCCGGATGGTCTCGGCGGCGGTCACGCTTGTGTTCTTCACCGTCTACGTCGCCAGTGGGCTGGTCGCCGGCGGGCTGCTGTTCGAGCACATCTTCGGCGTCGGATTCGGGCTCGGAGCGACCCTGACCGCCCTGGTGATCGTCGTCTACTCATGCCTGGGCGGCTTCCTCGCCGTGAGCCTCACGCACGTCATGCAGGCCACGCTGATGTTCCTCGCCCTGCTCGTGCTCCCCGTCGTCGGCATCGGAGCGCTCGGCGGCCTCGGCGCACTGCGCGACACCCTCAACAGCAAGTCACCCGGCCTGCTGGACATGGGTGCCAGTGTCGACCTCACGGACGGACGGTGGTCGGCAGGCGGGTCGCTCGGCGTGGTCGCGATCACCTCCCTGCTCGCCTGGGGTCTCGGCTATTTCGGTCAGCCGCACATTCTGGCCCGTTTCATGGGCATCCGCAGCACTGGTGCCATCCCCACGGCCCGCCGTATCGGAACAGGGTGGGTCATCGTCGTGCTGACCGGCGCCACGCTCGTCGGCCTGGTGGGCATCGCGCAGAGCGGCGCGCCGCTCAGCGACCCGCAGACGGTGTACATCACGCTGAGCCGGACACTGTTCGATCCCTGGGGCGCCGGGGTGATGCTGATCGCCGTACTGGCCGCGATCATCTCGACCGCGGACAGCCAGCTCCTCGTGTCGTCCGTCGCTCTCACGGAGGACTTCTACCGCGCGTTCCTCAACCGGCGCGCCTCGGACAGGGCACTGGTGTGGGTCGGTCGCGCCGCTGTGGTCGTCGTGACCGTGGTGGCCTTCGCGATCGCGCTCAGGGGCGACGGGTTGCTGGGCATCGTCGCCTATGCCTGGGCAGGCTTCGGAGCCGCCTTCGGGCCGGTCGTCCTTCTCTCTCTGTACTGGCCGCGCATGACGTGGGCCGGAGCCATGGCCGGGATCGTGTCGGGTGCGGCGACCGTGCTGCTGTGGAAGAAGATCAATCCGCTGCTCGGCCCCCTCGAGTCGGGCGTGTACGAAATGGTCCCGGGCGTCCTGGTGGCCACGGTCGCCGCGCTGGTCTTCGGCAGGTTCGTCGGCCGGCCCCCGAAGCGGGCCTTCTGGCGCATGCCGGGCGGCGGGGTGAGCCAGCTGATGCTCACTCCCTTCCTCACCCACGCGCCGGTCGGCATCGCCGTCCTCGACACGGACCTGCGGTACGTGTGGGTGAACGAGCCGCTGGACCGCCAGATCCCCCTTGAGCGACGGCTGGGCCGGCGGATGGCGGAGGTACTGCCGAAGGGGGAGGCGGAGGCCTTCGAGGAGAAGATGCGTGAGGTGCTGGAGACCGGGGCTTCGGTGATGGACTTCGAGTACCGCGGCCCCAGTCACGTGGACCCGGATGCCGGCCGTGCGATCTCCGCCTCCTTCTTCGCGATGAAGGACCGTCACGGCCGGAACGTGGGTGTCTGGTACATGGTCATCGACGTCACCGAGCGCTGGCGGGCGCAGGAACGTCTGGCCCTGCTCAACGACGCTGCCGCCCGCATCGGCAGCACCCTGGACGTGACCCGGACCGCGCAGGAACTGGCCGACGACGCCGTGCCCTCCGTCGCCGACTTCGTCGCCGTCGACCTGCTGGACTCCGTCATGAGGGGTGAGGAGCCGGCCCCCGGGCCGGTCGGTATGGCGCCCGTCATCCGGCGCGCGGGGCAGCAGTCGGTGCGTGAGGGCTGTCCCGAGGCGACTCTGGCCGTGGGGGAATCGGTCCGGCGCGCGCCCTTGTCTCCCGTGACCCGCTGTCTGCTGGAGAGCAGGACCCTGGTGGAACGCATCCTGGACCACACGGCCAGCCCCTGGGTGACCGAGGACGAGTCACTGGGCGCCTCCCTCCTCGGTTACGACTTCCGATCGGTGATGGTGGTTCCGGTGCGGGCACGCGGCGTCACCCTGGGCGTGGCGACGTTCGCCCGTTCCCGGCGACTGGGCCCCTTCGAGGAGGACGACGTACGTCTCGCCGAGGAACTCGTCTCCCGCGCCGCGGTGTGCATCGACAACGCGCGCCGATTCACCCGCGAGCGCACCGCGGCCCGTTCCATGCAGCGCTACCTGCTGCCCCAGGACCTGACCGGAGGATCCGCTCTTGAGGTGGCGTCGTGGTATCTCCCGGCGGATGCCCCCAGCGGTGTGGGCGGCGACTGGTTCGACGTGATTCCGCTCTCCGGCGCACGGGTCGCCCTGGTCGTCGGGGACGTGGCCGGGCACGGCATCAACGCGGCGGCGACCATGGGACGCCTGCGCACCGCCGTACGCACGCTCGCCAACCTCGACCTGTCCCCGGACGAACTGCTGGCTCATCTGGACGACCTGGTCATCGGCCTCATGGGGGCGCACGACAGTGATGCCTCGACGGCGGCCGAGGGCGCGGCCGCGGGCACGGCCTTCATGGGAGCCACCTGCCTGTACGCCGTCTACGACCCGGTCAGCAGGCGGTGCACGCTGGCCCGGGCAGGTCACCTCCCGCCCGTGGTCGTCGGTCCCGACGGCGGCGCCGAGATCCCGGACCTGCCCGCCGGACCGCCACTCGGCCTCGGGTACCTGCCCTTTCAGTCCGTCGAACTGGAGCTGGCCGAGGGCACCCTCATCGCGCTCTACACCGACGGCCTCATCGCGTCCTTCGACCGGGACATCGACGTCGCACTCTGCCGGCTGACCGATGTCCTCGCGGCACCCCGTCCGGCATTGGAGGAGACGGGCCGCAAGGTGATCGACGATCTGCTGATCGGCCCGCCGTCCGACGACGCGGCACTGCTCCTCGCCCGGACCCATGCCCTGGCCCGGGACCGGGTCGTCTCCTGGGATCTGCCCAGCGATCCGGCCA